AGGATTAagaggaaaatatatataagaaCAATtgtcttaaaaaacaaaaaaacaaaaagtaagaTCAGCTACTTTTTGAGTAACTGTGCAGGGGTTGTTACTGATACTCGTTGCTAACTCGTAGCAAAaactaatttttaaaataagttaTCCTACAAATCTTCATTCTTCTAACGATTATGTGTAGCTGTAGATGATGGACTTAACGTTTCTCCCAACAGGTGATGGCTCACAGTACGCCGCAAGGCATCTTAGATGATGTTGCTATGGTGAGTAATTTTGCACCGCATATGACCTCCTCTTTTTCTAGTCTCACCTGAGTGTTAAGCGTTTGTGTGACTCTCCCCTCTCCAGGTGTTGGATGAAGAAGCAGAGGTGTTCATTGTGAAAATGTGGCGGTTATTGATTTATGAAACCGAGGCCAAGAAGATTGGACTTGGCAAATGAACAAGCACTGAACGAGGATCAAAGCTGCACCTGACTTTCCTGTTTAAGTTTGGCATGTGAAGAGAAAACACATTCGGGGCAACTCGGCAAAACATTTGACCCAGCAACATCATTACTTCcgtacataaatatatattggtTCCCCCATTCCCCTCCCCCATCCACTGTGACTGTGTTGGTTAGTGTGTTGAGCACTGGATCTGAAACCCCATCTCAGCTGTTCTCATTCACTGCTAGAGATTTGGGTGAGGTGAATATTTCCTCAGGGTTTGTCTGATGGGTTTCAGCGTATCTTCATCACGCCTGCTTAAAGTATAACTGATGTTCATGAAAGCAGTATCTTATTGTAAGCTGCCACACCTGTGGAATTTGCCGACCTTATCTAGGTTACAATTTGATTTTGTTCACTTTTGCTGGTAACAGAGTTGAGTTGTACCAAAGAGTTTATCTTCACTAATGTCACAACAAGTGATGTGTCTATCCACCACCAATGCGAGGGGGaaacccccccacccaccccccccaaaaaaagaattGGACCCCACATTTTTTGGAAGTGGCTTAAATTGATCTCGAGTTGTGCAATGATGGAAACAGTGGTCTCTGTTTTTGTATGTAGTAATGGATGTTTTCAATAaaagtaatctttttttttttaaataaaattaatttaggATTTTGTGATTCCTCAAGTAAAGTGGGGTCATTTTAGTTTAAAGAAGGGCGAGTACTCTGAATTTGTTAGTTGTAGTTGGCATATAATATGCATAAAAATAGTACTAACATGAAGtagcatatttaaaaaaaaaaaaaaaaaaaaggggtcaCATTAGCTTCAACACAGTTATAGAAATCAGCTTTGTGGATAGGTGTCAACTCAAAACTcaacatttaatttgtttgtgtataaattttatttttacttttttttttgtttttgttttacatctGTTCTTTAACCACTCCACTTGGTTAGGACACAAAAACAGTTCATATTGTGAATATCTCTGTATCCTCTCCATGAGGGTctgcctgctgctgctgctgaaatCCTTTTACCCACCAAGGGCTTGTTAATCTTCAGCTTTGGCCTCCATTTCCTCGGCGTCATCATCTCCGTCCACCTcggcattctctctctccaaacGTTCCAACTGTCGCTGTAGCTCTGTCTCATCGGTATCAGTCACCACTTTGGGCTAAAATCAGATGTAAAGAGGGATGAAATATGCAACACTAATGCCTGAAACAACTTCATGATTAATATCAGCTACATCGAAAACACAGACCTCCATCTGGACATTGAAGACTCCTCGTTTCTCCTCAATCTTCTCCTTAATCACAGCCATGGCCTGGTTGAGCATAGAGAGCCCCTCGGTCCGTTCCAGAGTGGTGGTAGTCATCACGTACCGTGGGGGTGCAATTAGGTTTATCTAATGCCAAAAGAAAGATACCAGTTCATTTCTGAATTGTGTTCATAATATCTAAGTCTAAGTACAGATCACATATTTACATTCACTTATCCATTTATCTGCACAGGGCTTTGGTTACTCAAGACTTGTTACCTTGATTGGCATGGCCTCTGTGGAGCAGTTCAGTCCAGCCCTCAGCGCGTCCTTAACGGCGTCGATGCCCTCGTATCCGTAACACGCCACTTCGATGTCTGATCGGGTCAGAAAGTGAGAACAGGGTTTCATTCAGAATGTCCACACCAGACAACAACTGATCAGGaggaaattataataaaaaaatatatatatttgaatgacCATAAACATAAAACCGATTGCAATGGAGAACTCTCAgagaacaaaaataataacgttACTGTTCTAACAACTGCTCAGCACGCTTATGTGCAGGTTTACACACGGAAGGTAGCGTTTAGTGCTTTCAGTACCTGCTCTGATTTTGACCGCCTGTGGTGTGAGCCGCCTGTTGATATTATCGATGAGTAcgctcctctcctcttctgtcAGATCCAACCCGTCCAGAATGGCGGGATCACTGAGAAGTAAAAGAAGCAGCAAAAGcgatgtgtacatttgtggtcaAGGCATCTCTGACCAGACGGACCAAAATCCAACAGCTAGGTTGTGTTAAACGAGCTCATTTACATTCCAACAGCAACTTTCCTTGTTAAGACATTGAGCGTGTCTTGGTTTTGCGTTTCCTTTTGAAGTGTAAGAAACGTGCTACGTAAATAGAATTACTACCTCCTTTCTGAAAGAGGGATGGCGTTATCTGTAACTGTCTTTGACATATAAATAAGAGATCCTCAAGCAGTCGGTATGGTCATGAAATAACCCAAACCAACAACACAACTGGTTCTCGGTTCTAGACCAGCACGCTATTGGAATAGAGCGGTTCGAGATTAGACACCAGCTCGTTAGCACTGAGTGACTTAAATTTAAGCATGCGTTGCAGTAAAGCTCCAGTACTTACGACACGGCTTGTTTAAACACATCATAAGCACCATATCCTGGTTTCTTGTATTTCTCATCGAAGACCCAGGCAGTGCGCTGGTATAGACTCTCCAGCTGCTCGTCCTTGGTGTACTCCAACACCTCCGCCACGTGCCTCAGAATACTGTACACCTAAAGCACAATTTAAGGAAACTAAGTACATTTCCATATCATCCTCTCCTAAATCACTTTCCAAAGGTAGAAACtgtagtgcacacacacacacacacacaaggttttATAGTAACTACCAGGTGCTTTGGGGGAAAGTCATTCTGTTTTAGTTAAGATGGTAACACTAGAAAAGGTGTAGAACAGTGCAAAAGTTTTTTATGGATGAATACACTCCTACTAGTGTACGCTGATATGCGCGATCATTGGAAGGTCAGGGTTTTGGTCTccacatgaatgaataaatacagcACGGAAGGGCTGTCACGAATAAACGATTATAATTAACtactagattttttaaaaatccttcaaaaACATTCAGCAAACGGCACTCCATATAGAGGATGgaagattttttaaaactagATATCTTTTTTTACTCTTACTCTAGATGATAGTTGGATGAGaccttttatttttacttgGGCGAGTATTTTTGAGAATGGTaactggtctgcacttatataacgcttttttttttttttttttttaaccttagcggtacCAAAgtactttacactggttctcacaatccaacggtagcagagctgacacgcaaggcgctaactagccatcgggagcaacttggagttcagtgtctcgcccaaggacacttcggcatgtggagtcacgtgggccgggaatcgaaccgtcaaccctacgattagtggaccaCCTAAGCCACAGTCGCTTCACAATTTAACCACCACTTACAATAACAAGTACgaaaatacaaaatgtatttataacatTCCAACTTTAAACTTTTAACTTAGCTGTAACAATTCAGTCAAATTATTTACTAAAGATTCAATAAAGTTATTTTAACTTGAGACTAAGAACGACCtatttttaatttctcttcCTCGTCTCTGTTGCACGAAGAAACCGTAACGCTACAGGTACAGAAGTCTTATTTTTGAATAATGTATAAACAAAGGAAAGTTTTTGCATGGTTTTCCTGACGAAAAAAAAGGGTTAGGATTAAAAGCTAAGTATATTTCTATATTACCTATATGAAACATTTATCTAgctagagaaaaaaacaacaacaacagatgtTTACAACGCAAATAAGTCTTAAGGCACCATACAATATTGACTACTTGATTATTAATCAAAGGAAACGGTCAGTTAATcgattataaattattattggTAGTGATAGTCCTACACTACCGTCTAACACACAGCACCTACTACAAGGCAAAAACAGCATCGTGCAGGctggataaaaatgtatttaaaaaaaaaagtattgctCCCACAtgggaaattccctcgttacagcagctcgattacacaaaaaacagataagaaggaatacacattaaataagaatagaatagaaaaataagaataatagtagtaaaaataaataaataataataatggtattTTGTATTGTTTACTAGAACTCTAGCTTCAGTTTGTGGCTTAGCCTCTTTACTCTGTACACTTGGTTAGTAGTAAAGTGAAAGAAGTTGATGTTCTAAGCATttgctgcatttaaaaaaaaatttttttttaaagagaaacaaCTGGTCCTTTCTGCTCTAACTGAGCCTCGGTTTAAAACAGAAACCGGTATAAAGAACTGTAATAAACGTTGCCAGGTTGGAAtttgctctctgtctgtcacttaCAGTCTTGGATTTGGTAAACTTGTCTTCACACTTAATGGCCTCCTCTGGAGAAACTCTTCTCTTTGACAAGTCGATATATCCTGTAGAGAGATCGAAACAGTTTAAATCACATTGACAAATAACATGGCACTAACTCACTTAGCTCAATAGTCACTGTTTGGCTCCTTTCATGTAGAGGAGAATAAAGCAGTCAATTTTGGATACAAACAAATTCAGCTCGTAAATCGCTTCCAGGAGCATTTAGACAAGAAATGTGGTACTTGTGAAAATCCGTTCGTGAAAAACCATTTGTATCATGAGCGCTCCGATTCGCATATCTACATGAGAGACTGTCGAACATGAAACTCTTCCTTTTAAGGATGCTCCACAGGTTCTCAATAGGACTGAGGTCAGAGGATGATAGTGGccacaccattttttttttgcaaccaAGGActcagtggtgttttttttttgcagcatgcCTTGGTGTGTTGTCCTgcataaaaatcattttatttcagaaGGCATGATGATTCTTTATATACAATGGCAGAAAATGGTCAGATAGGAACTCCACATATCTTGCAGAGGTCATTTTGACACCCTCAGGGACCCTAAAAGGACCTACCATGTCACTTCCCAATATTCCAGCTCAAGTCATCACTCCGCCACCTCCCTGCTGACGTCACAGTCTTGTTGGAACAGGGTGGCCATTCGCCAACCATCCAGAGCTCCATCCATCTGGACCATGCATTCATCGGTAAATAAAACCGTTTCCAAATTAGCCTGCATGTATTTCCGAGCTCTTTGTGAGCTTTGGTTAGGGGCTGGCTGAAATGCAGCTTTATGCACAACTGCCAGCCTCTGGAGGATCCTGTATGGAGAGGTTCTTGGAACTCCAGAGACACCAGCAGCTTCAAATACCCGTTTGCTGCTCAACAgaggcttatttatttatttatttatttatttttatagctgCCATTTGTCTGACAGAAACTTATCCTTAATAAGCCTTTATCTGACCGAATTCACCTGTGCTCTGAATCAAATCCTTTGACAGTTCGATGATCTCTCTTCAGTTTTCGTGAATTATCAGTTGTTTTCATGCCTTTTGTGAGACACTACATGATAGCTGTGACTTGCttaataatgtggaaaaacctCTTTAAGTAGTTTTCCCTTTAACTAATAGAACTATCTAACAAACCCGTCCGAGATTGATGCAGGTTATCTAAAAAGAcatgagaaataataataataataataaaaaacaaaaaacaaaaaaaaaaaacaaaaaaaaaaacactttctctGAAAAACTAAAACCTAGGTGTTTATTTGACTGAAATCCTACCGATTGGTCACTTGCATAATAAATTTGGTTCATGGTGTAGTAGCTGAGGCGATGCAATGGCCGAACTGCATTACTAGAAAGTTCAGCATACACCGCGCAACAACTTTACTAAAGGGTTGCTAAAGGAGGCTTCATATCTTTTGAGGCAAATGagttaataaacatttacaaacaaacagaaataccaTTTAAACAGCAACCAAATATCTCTAACAGATCATCAGGAGTGCTGATTAGCTCCTGCAGCTATTCCTGCAGAACTGCACTGATGGATGATTGCATAGGAAAGTCTTTGCCTGGTGCCATATCCATGAGGTTAAACAGCCCACCTTTCTCTTTGTCCACTCGGATAACCACGACACACTCGTTGCGTCCGATGCGGATGAGTTTGTTGATGGAGCGGATGCGACGGCGCGAGAGCTCGCTCAGCAGGATCATCCCCTCGATGTTGTTGTACTCCAGCAGGCTGACGTAAGCACCCATCTCGGCTATGGAGCGCACGTTCACCATCACCACATCCTCCACCTCCGGGAAGCGGTGCTGGTAAAACCTACAACTGAGTCCCGGCATCACTGCAACCAACACAAACGCAACATTTAGATTCGTATGCTAAGAACTCTTCATATTTACTCACTGTAGATATGCACACCAGCGTACTTCTGCGCTGCTGTGAACATGCTGGTCCACGTGACGAGCATCTCCACGACAACAGCTCCACTAAAGAGCAAGCAAGTGACCTCCACACATAAATAAACGAATCAAACATTCACGGTATTCCCCACGAAGAAATACTCGAGCACATCAAATCTTTTGCAGACAGAAAAAAGATAAGACAACCTTATAGCtcaatattttattctttttaaaaaaaaacccaaaaaaaacagaaacccCATTCTCTCCAACAGTAGAGAAGGCCTTTGTCGGAACTGAATGTTGTCTTTGGCATCAAAACGGTGGAACATGTTTCCAAACTCCAACAATTAACAGATTCACACATTTCATACTTATTTtatgtttctaataaaatgtccttctttaatatacagtgcctccattaatattggcacccttggtaaatatgagcaaataaggctgctctttattgttgaaccgtttgttaaaaaaataaataaattcacaaaaatactctgctctcatggatatcaaacaattgtaaacacagcacagatacacacacacatatatatatatacacacacacacacacacacacacatgcatatacacacacatatatatatatatatatacatatacacacatatacacatacatatacatatacattatatatacaccctttgttaaatataggtgtgcaacaattattggtaccccaGAGTATCTTTGTGAATCTTttcaacaaaagatcaaaaggttaaacaataaagccaaATGTAAATttggtgccaatattaatggggGGCACTGTATATACGTAATTAATCTGTTAACAGGTTACACACGCAGATACACACCAAATTTAAAAGTGTATTAGGTAAGATTAGTTCACCAACAGTTAAGTTGGTGGATTCGACTtctgaattacttttttttagacTTCTTGAGCCCACCCTCCACGATCTACTGTAACCTGTAGAGTACTGTCTATAAAATGGCTGACAGGAGGCACAGCCAAACACAGGAGGCACATCCAGACCCGAATTCAGCTTTCCTCAACCACAGTCAACGAAGTGAACCCTAcgaagtgccttgaaacacgCAGGGTTATTCGATGTGCTgccgtaatttccactgaaacaggaagtcagggtgggacCTATTAactggctcctccccctttttagaAAGCCAAGTGTTTAGCTTAATTCAAAGCCTGGGCCaagccgtacttgacagttagtaccatggatgtttataatgttggggggcgggacacttcagattctagagagcatttgattggacagaaaatctgataaGAAGCGGAAGCAGGAAGACGTCATCAAAACCATTGATTCATATTGGTGATAGATGGTGGTGCTAAATTTTTAATCTTCTAAATGTGAGTTTTTGGAGCACACTCGCTTCTAGATAAACTTAAGCCTAACATTCATACTAAAACCCACAAAACTTCAACTTTGATTTCATGGAGACTTTAATAACAGGTGTTTAAGCCACGGCTtaaacctttattattattattattattattatcttttttttttttttttttacttctcttTCATGTTATTTGTAGTAGGCATTAAAAATGGCACCTTTAAGCTAGGggtgcaccgaaatgaaaattcttagccgaagccgaatataatgaaaaacttggccaaaAGCCGAAtacgaacacgtttttttttcgtgttttttccatttattttgccttttttttcaccattgcatacattagtcaaaatgtgttttttactgttttgtctcgcttttcaaagaaaaaaatcaattacaaaaactacaatttcaaaatatttatttaacactgaactttttttttccattccagcaggcataggctaccaacaaggcacaatataactttacataaataaatgagtaaaataaaaatattttgatgtggtcatctttgagccccccttgaatagccgatgttaggcctttaagggactgctgaaagaatggaactcTGAAGCCTACAATAAAAACgggcattaaaaagtgcattgacaagagcgCAAAAAATTAttctattcggttctatacggctgattatattggggatatataccgcttgcgtccctgtacacctcgcggagtatagAGTATAATAGTAAATATAGTGTgggtgtataatatatatatatatatatatatacatatacatatatatatatatatatatatatatatatatatatatatatatatatatatatatatatatatgatttgtctgcctgcccttaaataagtacgtctttacctgcttccgtactctactcccttacgtttcaacaaaaacatgctccggaacagaaacaaaacaaacacacgtgtccacagCTTGTGCGTGCCTCgatctggttgctaggctatttggtcgcgtcatcaaaacatgtcattgttcagtcaaatttattcggccgaacaccgaatatttttttcccacgTCATTGTtcgtcaaatttattcggccaaATAccgaatatttttttttttcacgtcattgttcagtcaaatttattcggccgaacaccgaatattttttttttccacgtcaTTGTtcgtcaaatttattcggccgaataccgaatattttttttttttcacgtcattgttcagtcaaatttattcggccgaacaccaaatatttttttttcacgtcattgttcggtcaaatttattcggccgaacaccgatttttttttcttcacgtcATTGTTCGTCAAATTTATTTGGCCGAACAccgatttgtttttttttggttgctattttcggccgaataatttcggttgccgaacatccggtgcatccctactttaAGCTGATGTTACATTATGGTAATGTTTCCTAATCCTGCCGCTAAATCGTATTGATCAGCTCATTAACACATCATCTAGTGATGGTAATCGCGACTCTTCTCAACGAGTCAGTGCAATCGGCTCAGCTCACCAATAAGAACCGACTCTTTCGGTACCCAAACGGCTTCATGTCGTTGATATGTGCCAAGAACAGTTCAATAATATCTGAAACATCTAATTAACAACATAACATTATCCTACGGGTTGtcgtgatttaaaaaaaaaacaactatatatttttttttaaaaaattcaataatCATGGCAACATTCTTGCTAATCTAAatcattatttgtattttgtactgtattagAGAATCAAACGCTACTAAATTTTCCAGTGCTAAACACAGAATACTGTCAAACAACAACATAAACGCCTCTATTACGATCCTTCAGACGTGCGAGTCGGCTCCCAACATCCACCTAAAAGAACCGGATCGAAGAGTCGATTCGACtgtgaacgacacatcactacacCCTGATAGTGAATGAAGTTAAAATAGGTGTTAGCTCAGTGCTTTACAGCCCTGCTCTTTTTGTGCGTCTGAACTTAACATTTTTTGATCATTTCCCCACTGTACCACATCCTAATATCTATATTAAACTCCTTTAAGGCGTGTTCATGGAGTTGGAAGAGGAAACACACTAACCTGTGCAGTAAAGTGATCTGTACAATAATCTACACAACACGCTCCGATACACACCGACATAATTCACCTCACACACTCAGGCTAACACACTTCCACACCCCAATTTGACCCCTTTAAAGAGTGTATTAACAGGCTGCTGAGTTGAATCAGGTATGTTAGAGTAGGAAACACTAAAGTTTGGAGATAATAAAGGAGTTCTAAACCGCTGCTCCACTGAGCTCCACGCCACCACATGCAGAAAGAAGAGCGGCTAGAGTTAGCCAGCTAGTGCCCAATAACCCGCTCCATTTAACAAGACAAATGAAATACAACTGTAACAGAACAGCAGTAAAAATGCAGCACTACCTGAACTGCGATGTTACTGACAAACTGTTCCTTAAATAAAGATTCACTCTGTAATATCTCCCGTAAGATAAGAAGTAGCTCCGTAGTCATGAGTTAGCAAGGAAGCCGGGAAAGCAGAAACAACGAATGTATTCAAGATGGCCGACAGTCGGAGCGACACTTCACTATAAAAGTCCTATTTTTGCGCGCGTGTGTAAAAATCTGTTCAGCTCTGATACGTTTATATTTTGCGCTTTATTCGTTTTACAGGcgagcaacaacaacaaggcGTGTAGATGTTATTAGTACCACGGCTGTTTGAGCAGTttcagatagataaatagatagataaatagatagatagatagatagatagatagatggatggatagagccTGTGTGTACTGACTGATTTGTCGTAGGATGTTTctactgcaaaaataaataagcgCAATTAGGATACAAATCAGTGTGCTACTACTACttcgactactactactactaattagtATTATTACGATACTATTGTTTATTAGAATACAAAAAAGCTCAAAACCCCACACTAAAATAGCACAGAATACGCGTCGAACAAGCCACTATCTATACAAAACgctactgttaaaaaaaataaatgtgatttcatttaatttacatttatttattaaatgtattattttgtacAGTACTTTTAACACAGATATTCTCCTATGCGCTAGGCGGCGCCATTTTCCTGCCGTGTTACGGAATCACATGATTAAACTCGGTCAGCTGCCTGTGCGCTGcgctacttttatttttttgacgGAATGAATCCCAAATTGCTATTAACTCCCTGCATGGGTGCCCTACCTAGGGTGAGACAGAGCAGTGTCCTACACCCTTCGTAGTACACTATATTTCAACACGAGCCGTATTTAGAACTCGGCCGCTGCCTGAGACGGTCACAGAGCATCAGTGAAAACTGTCAGTGATACTTCTCCCAATAACAGCGTAAAACCTCGACTGTTCAAAGACTAACATTTGAGGAATTCTGCTTCACTGAGTATATTTTAAAATCCTCGACGAAAGGAAAAGATGTCAGGCAAAGAGCGGATCGACGTTTTCCCTTCGAGAATGTGAGTAGCTAAGCTAAGCTAGGTGACTGTACCTCTAGGTTAGctttaataacacaaaaatgtaCGAAATGTCAGTATAACATAGCATTACGTTCGTTTTTACGACAGTTTGGAAACATTTCAGACTTTTCCAACTGCATTCAGTGCAAATCATTAACTGTAAACAATTTCTCAGCTAGAACCTGGATTACTGTACACTCATTTAATCGCATATTTAACGCTGTAGACATGTGAATGTTTATTTTAGAGATTAAACATgaaggtttttattattattattattattattattattatttttttaataaagaataatGATAGAAGATTAGCAGAAGGATCAGTTTAATGTCTGGTTTATATTCATTATCATCCTGCAGTACATTAACAGTGCCACAAGACAGtcttaatcctttttttttttttagtttaaaatgAGTATTTAATTGATATTTGATCATTAGTATTGTGCATATTATCTATAGTAAAGAGTTTAGTTATGGATATATGTGGAGATTTGAAAATGATCTGACAAGAAATCCAACTAAAAGCAGAAGTCTGATTCAGTCTCGTGATCTGAGCTTCCTGCAGCAGCCTGTGAGGAAAAACTTAACCAGCTGCTGGAGTCTAATCTGAGGTCTACATGTTGTCTCGAATGCGGTTTGGACATGTAAAATGGATGCTCCATGTAATCTAAAGCGCATAATGAACAGATTAATAAGAAACAACAATCTGCTGTTCTTTAAGAGACTTCTAATCTAATGTGGTGGTTTTCTGCTATTGGAGAGCCTTCAGAACTTTCTTGTCGTTTcctgtttctcagtaacatgacaagagtcattgattcattcattcattcattcaagtgAAATGACTTTATAGCgactataacataagtgatactAGGAACTGAGGTCTGAACAGGAGTTTTCTTTTAGGGCTCAAACCATCATGAAGGCACGTCTGAAAGGAGCTCAGACTGGACGCAACTTGCTGAAGAAGAAGGCAGATGCGCTGTCCATGCGTTTCCGGCAGATTCTGAGGAAAATCATCGAGGTACAGTAGGATGACCAGAAGCAGCGTTCTATAACTAGGCTGCTGTACAAATTAAAGCTCAAATTGGATGTGTGCCGGCCATGTACGAAACCGTACATAGTACATAGTACAGcttgcagtgaaatgcttttttccaCTGTCC
The sequence above is drawn from the Ictalurus punctatus breed USDA103 chromosome 25, Coco_2.0, whole genome shotgun sequence genome and encodes:
- the eif2s1b gene encoding eukaryotic translation initiation factor 2 subunit 1b (The RefSeq protein has 2 substitutions compared to this genomic sequence); amino-acid sequence: MPGLSCRFYQHRFPEVEDVVMVNVRSIAEMGAYVSLLEYNNIEGMILLSEPSRRRIRSINKLIRIGRNECVVVIRVDKEKGYIDLSKRRVSPEEAIKCEDKFTKSKTVYSILRHVAEVLEYTKDEQLESLYQRTAWVFDEKYKKPGYGAYDVFKQAVSDPAILDGLDLTEEERSVLIDNINRRLTPQAVKIRADIEVACYGYEGIDAVKDALRAGLNCSTEAMPIKINLIAPPRYVMTTTTLERTEGLSMLNQAMAVIKEKIEEKRGVFNVQMEPKVVTDTDETELQRQLERLERENAEMDGDDDAEEMEAKAED